AGTAATGATTTTAGGATCGAATGTTTTAAGCTGGGTCTCTGCAAGGGCAAACACCTGCTTCCCCCATTTTTGTTCTAGCTCTTTTCGATAGGGAGATTGAACTAATGCCTGATAATAGCTAGTCACCAATTCTTCTATCTCGGGATCGATTTCATCAATATAGTCCTGCTCATTTTTATAAAACTCATCATTTGTATCAATAGAATGACGGATATAGCACAGATTAAACATTGTACTAACATCATCGCGAATCTTATTTATTTTTTTGATTGAGGTGATTTGGTCTTCCACTGATGCGGCTTGTTGAAATTGAGTTAGCTCCTCTTGGAACGTTCTTTTAATCTCTGATAAATTTGGACGGGTATATGTATATTCAGTAAAATTCATTTCCTCAACCTCCTCTATAGTATAGTATGTAAAAATGCCAATAAATAAGAAAAAGCAGCCGAAATGACCGCTTTTTAATATTTCCCTACTGATAAACCAAGCTTCTTTAATAAATCAATTACCTGGTCTTTTTCACTATCGCTCAATACAGACATAATTTCATTAATTCTTTGTTCATGCTCAGGAAAGATACTTTCAATGAATTGCTTACCTTCTTCGGTGATTTGAGCATACGTAACGCGCCGATCATTTGGACAGGCTACTCGTTTTAAAAGCCCCTTTTGCTCAAGCTTATCTACTACATACGTAATACTCCCACTTGCCAAAAGGATTTTACCACCTATTTGTTGTAGCGGCTGATCCCCCTTATGATACAGAAGCTCCATCACGGCAAACTCTGTTGGATTTAACCCTTGGTCAGCAATAAACCGTTTCAAATGCTCGTTTATTGCTTTATATGAACGCGAAAGAACAATAAATAGTTTTAACGATTGATTAATTTGATCTGAACTCATCTTGTCTTCATCCTTTATTAGAGAAAAATTAAAAATCTTGAATTCAAAATAATTATATAAAATTAGGTACGGACTGTCAATTGGAGTCCCTAATTTATCCATTTATTTAAACAAAGTAATTCAAATTAACCAATATATTTTGTAAGATACTATATGATAGGAAAAAATCCATACTAAACTTATTTACTGGGAAGAGGCGACACAATGAGTCAGCAAGCAATATCGGTTTCGAACAGCACCACACAGTATGAAGCAACAACCTATAAAATTTTAATTCTCCTTGGTGTGTGTCATTTATTAAATGATTCTCTTCAATCCGTTGTACCTGCAATGTTTCCAATTTTGGAGAAATCAATGGGATTATCTTTTACACAATTGGGTCTAATCGCCTTCTCATTAAATATTGTAGCTGCACTTTTGCAACCCGTTTTTGGAATGATTTCAGATAAAAAGCCAAGACCTTACACTCTTCCGCTCGCTCTGACCTTTACGATGATTGGCGTCACTGGTTTAACCTTTGCACCACGGCTTGAATTAATCATGCTCTCGGTAGCCTTAATGGGTTTAGGCTCAGCCATTTTTCATCCTGAGGCATCAAAGGTTGCTTTTTGGGCATCAGGTCCAAAACGTGGCCTAGGACAATCTATTTATCAGGTTGGCGGTAATACTGGTCAAGCATTGGCTCCACTTATAACCGCAGCCATTCTTGTTCCATTAGGACAACGCGGCGCATCCTGGTTCATCCTTGTGGCGGCGCTTGCCGTTACCTTACTCTATTATATTTCGGTATGGTACCGTGCAAAACTCGATGTCGTAAACAATCAAATAAAAAATAAGAAACAGTCCTCAGCCGGTACCCCTACTAACCCTTATCCTAAAGCTGCTTGGGTAGCCCTAGTGTTCGTGCTCTTATTAATTTTCGCAAGGTCCTGGTATATTTCAGGTATGACCAATTATTATGCTTTTTTTGCAATAGAAAAATATGCGCTCACGATTAGAGAGTCTCAAATATTCACCTTTACCTTTTTGCTAACAGGTGCTGCAGGGACACTATTTGGCGGACCGCTTGCCGACCGATTCGGGAAAAAGAAACTGATCTTTGTGTCCTTACTAGGATCAGCACCGATAACCCTTCTAATTCCATACGTTCCGAGCTCAATCGCTTTATTTTTGCTCGCAGTATCAGGGTTTGTTTTAATGACCAGCTTTTCGGTAACCGTTGTGTATGCTCAGGAATTATTCCCTGGAAAAATCGGAACAATGGCAGGATTAACTGTTGGTTTCGCATTTGGTATGGGAGCAATCGGCTCGATTTGGCTTGGCCATTTGGCAGATACATTTGGATTAACAACAACAATGACCATGATCGGCTTTTTACCCTTACTGGGAATTCTCACCACCTTCCTACCGTCTGATCAAAAGCTAAAGGAGCTATACACTAGATAAAACGACGAAAGGATGGGGTAATTACCCCATCCTTTTTATATTTTATTAATACGCTCAAATAGCTCTGCTTTTTCTTCAGGAGATAACATATTTTCCGCCATTGGAAATAGTACATTTTCTTCCTTAGCAAAATGATCCGTAAGGGTTAAGTAAGCATTTTTTATTAGCTCACTGTATTCCTTCATCTTCTCTACACTAAGCTGATCGCGATTTTCCTTTGTCTTTTCAAAAAAATTACCAATGAAGGATTTGGCCATATCATGCTCGTATTCCATTACAGCAATCGGACCCATACCCACTCCAAGATAATTTTCCATCATTTTAAATAAAACCTGTTCTTCTCGTTCAGAATGGGGCTCCAATTCTTCCATAAATACCTTCACAGCTTGTTTTAATTGCTTGAATGTCTCGTCAGGATTTTCTTGCTCAGCAATTTTTGTGCATAGTGCAGATAGACCGTGTAACTTTTCTAAAAGAGGGATATGCTCAGCTTTTAATTGAGCTAAGCCCTCGCTTAAAGGAACAGATTGATTTCCCATCATTGAACTCATACATCCAGACATCTCTTTTTCCCCTTTCGGTTCATTTTATCTTAGTATAGTGAGAATAGTGTTTGAACGTTGTGATTGATGTCACTTTGAACTTTACGACCATAACGAACATCATTATTTTTCTTCTACAAGAATAGGTTTATGAACATTTTTAAGGAAAATTATAGTTTGTGTCAAAATTCACCGAGCACAAACATATATTGGTAATAATCTATTGTAAGGAGGGAACTTCATGCATTTTAGTTCGTATCGAGAATTTTACCCCAAATCATTAATCTCGATGGGTGAAAAAGATCGGACTTCACTAAATAATTCTGAATCAAGTTTAACCCATTGGCTTGTTTCACTTGAAGGGTATCCAAAGCCAAATGAAGAGTACTATCATTGGAAGGTATCAGTCTATCCAGCTGATAGCGGAGGTACCTTTAATTGGAACACCCCTCTCTATCGCTCCCCTCGCTTTATTAACTTTGATGAAGCCTATGCTAAAGCTGTTGAATTAGAGGAGACCTGCCAAAATAAAGATCATTCCATGATCGATTTTATAGAAAAAGCCAACTAATGAACATTGGCTCGATGCTTTACTTTCCTTCTTTTTCCCCTCATTTGTGAAATAATCTACATAATCAAATACAACCCCAAATTTCCATTTTTATTTTAAAAATAAAAAAACTAACCTAGAAACCTAAAATTAAGTTCCAAGGTTAGTTTATTCATAAACAATTTACATAAAATGCTAGGCTAGCCGAAAAATAATCCCATGTCCGCCCTTCGGATATTCCCATTTAATATTTTGATAAGGACAGCCAATCCGGCAGCTCCCACACTCATGACAGCCCTCATAACCAACGTGCATTCGAATGTCTTCCCATTTATAAACCTCTGCTGGACAAAACACTGTACAGTATTTCTCAGGACATTTTGTTGCACATACATCATGGTCAAGTACCGTTAAGTGAGACTTTGTATCTGCTTTAAACCGAACCAAATACTGCTTTTCCTCAATTGTTTTTGTCGACATTATTTCACCGCCTTCCAAGCACGATAAATGTCTTGCATCACCTTTAGACGACCTTTTTCTTTTGTCATACTACGGATGATCTCCTTTTGCTTATCCCGCTTTGGGGTACCATCCACCGTAAAGAATTTACTGGCTGCTTGGTTCATCATTGGCAAATATTCACGGAAATATTGGGGGTTATTTTCAAATGTATGGGTTGCATCCTTATATTTTTTCAAATCCTTCATAATAAAGCTATTGTATATGGCTTCTTTATAGCTACTTAACCCTGCCTCACTAAAGTCATTTTCCGCTTTTGCCTTCACAATTGCTTCTGCGGCCATTTTTCCAGACGACATCGCCATATTAGAGCCTTCCCTATGGATTGCATTGACAAATTGAGCGGCGTCACCCACCACTAAAACACCATTGCCAACCACCTTAGGGACAGAATGATATCCACCTTCAGGAATTAAATGGGCTAAGTATTCAGCGGATTCTCCTCCTTCTAGATATGGCTTTATCATCGGGTGGGTTTTTAAGTAATCCAGTAAATCATAAGGCTTAAGCTTTGCCTTAATCATACTCGAAAGGGTGGTTCCTACCCCGATATTCAAGCTGTCTTTATTGGTGTAAAGGAATGCAGTACCGAGATTCCCTTTTGTTGAGTCTCCAAAGATCTCAATTGTGCAGCCATGATTATCCTCGAGATTGAAGCGTTCATTGATTTTTTCCTTTGGGAGATTAATCACCTCCATGACCGTTAATGCAACCTCGTCTGGGCGAAATTCTTTGTGAAAGCCTAATTGTTTCCCTAATAATGAATTGACACCATCAGCAAGTACGACAACATCTGCATATATGTCACCATTAGGACGATCTGTTCGAACGCCAATCACTTTTGCATTCTCGACGATACACTCGGTTGCTACTGTTTCACATACTAAGAGCGAACCCGCCTCTACTGCTTTATTGGCAAACCATTGATCAAATTTCGCCCGCAAAACTGTAAAATTATTGTATGGCTCCTCGGCCCATTCCAGCCCTTTATAACCAAAGGAAAGCACCGATTCCTTATCCATCATCCAAAATCGTTGTTCAACAACCGGTCTTTCTAACGGTGCTTCCTTCCAAAATTCCGGAACGATCTCCTCCATTTGCTTCCGATATAGAACTCCCCCCATAACATTTTTACTACCAGGATATTCCCCTCGCTCAATTTGCAAAACCTTTAAACCATTTTTAGCACACGTATACGCACAGGATGTACCAGCCGAACCTGCTCCAACAACAATCACATCAAATTTTTCAGACATAGGACATCTCACCACCTTTTTCCGTGCGTAGTTTTTTAAACTGAGCAATTAACTTTGGAATGATTTCTATTGCATCACCGACAATCCCATATGTGGCAACATCGAAGATAGGAGCATTTGGATCCTTATTGATCGCAATAATTAGTTCCGAGTTTTTCATACCAACAACATGTTGAATCGCACCTGATATGCCGATTGCAAAATAAATCTTTGGAGTAACCGTTTCACCTGTCTGACCGACCTGTTGCTCATGAGGCAGCCAGCCTGCTTCAACAACATCACGCGATCCGCCAACACTAGCGCCAATTGCTTCTGCTAATTCATGAATCAGTTCAAAGTTTTTTTGGTCCCCTAATCCTTTACCACCCGCAACAATAATATCTGCTTCCGCTAAATTAACTTTTCTTGTTACATTTTTCACAATTTCAATTACTTTTGTTCTCATTTCACTTTCTGATAAGGTCATTTTCTCTTCGATAATCGTTCCGTTTCTTTTTATATCTGGTTGGAGCGCTTTCATGACTTTCGGACGAACGGTCGCCATTTGCGGACGATGCTTTTTACAAAGTATAGTCGCCATAATATTTCCGCCAAATGCTGGGCGACTTGCCTCTAACAGACGCTTTTCGACATCAACATCGAGCATCGTCGTATCGGCGGTTAAACCTGTCGACAAATCTGTCGCAACAGCACTTGCTAAATCCTTGCCATTTGCCGTTGCACCGTACAAAAAGATTTCCGGCTTGTATTTTTCAGCCAGCATAATGACCCCCTTCATATAGGATTCAGTACGATAATCCTTTAATATAGGGTCATCAATTACATACACCTGATCTGCACCGTACGCAATCACTTCCTTAGTCAATGCTTTAACCTCTGTACCTAATAAAACGCCACTGAGCGGGACACTAAGCTTATCTGCAAGCTTTCTACCTGCACCTAGTAATTCAAGTGATACCCCTTCAATTACACCACAATTTTGCTCAATAAAAACCCAAACTCCTTTATAATCGTTCATGATTCCATTCCCCTATCTCACAGCGTGATGATGACATCAATGTACGCTTATGGTTAAAATAAATGCTTTTGTTCTAATAAAATAGACATGATTTGGTCAACCTGTTCATCAGCTGTTCCTTCTATCTTTTTCCCACCTTCTGGCCGTGGGGGTGTAAACATTTTTCCTACAATTGTTGGTGAACCCTTTAAGCCTAATTGAGCCTTATCAACATCACGCAAATCATTAACAGACCAAATAATCGGTTCATAGCGCGCTGCTTTGATCATATTCGGCATTGGAGAGTATTCAATCTCGTTAATTTCTTTTTCAACAGTAAGCAGGCAAGGGAGATATGTTTGGATGATTTCATAGCCACTCGTTACTTTTCGTTTCACAAAGATACTCTTTTTCTCAAGATTTACCTCTGTTACCTCAATGACATTTGTGACAGGTGGAATATCAATTCTACGCGCTATCCCAGGACCAACTTGGCAGGTATCCCCGTCAATCGCATGCTTTCCACAAATCACTATATCCACCGGAAAGTCCTCTGATATACGTTCAATCGCCTTTGACAAGGCATAGCTTGTTGCAAGAGTATCAGCACCGGCAAAGGCTCGGTCCGATATTAAAAAGCCTCGATCCGCTCCTATTTCAATGCTTTTCTTAATCACAGCTGTTGCCTGGGGCGGTCCCATCGACAGGACCGAAATGGATCCTCCAACGATTCCTTTAATACGTACCGCTTCCTGTACTGCATGGGCATCATACGGATTTAGGATGGCAGGTGCACTGCGACGGTCAAGTGTATTAGTCTTTGGATTGATTTTAATGATTTTTGTATCTGGCACCTGCTTAACACAAACTAAAATATGCATGCGAATATATCCCCCTTTTTATAAAAGGTGTAAGCGGTCTTTGATTCTCACAAACCGTTTTAATACGATATATGTCTTAAAACGGGTCCATAGTACAAACTTTTATATATATTGGGCAATTATGTAGCTAGAATCATATAGTTATAAAAGAGGAACAATCCTTAATTTGAAGAAGAATTATATAAAAAATGAGGATAGGCTATTTTTATCATGGCAGTGAATATTGACATGAATAAAAGGTTTAATAACTTGGACCTAAAACTAATTTCGGATACAATATTAACAAGTTTATGAAAAATAGGATTCTCGATTCATTAATAGGATTTCTTTTCGCATGTATAAAAAGAAATTTGGTAGGGGGAGAAAATGTTACAGGTAACAATTGGAAGTGTACTCTCTGCCCTTTCAACTGGTCTCGGAGCGTTAATTATCATCTTTATGTCACAATCGGTGACACGCCGGTTTCGAGACATTTTGCTTGCCTTTACTGCTGGAATTATGATGTCAGCTTCAACGATGGGCTTAATTCCTGAAGCATTAAATAGTGGAGGATTTATCCCGTTAGCAATTGGAGTTTTTCTTGGGGTCATCACTTTGACAATACTAGAAATGAACATCCCACATATGGATTTACATCATTCTAGTAAAAATATCATTTTTGATGAAAAAGCAATGCTTATTATTGCAGCGATTACATTGCACAATATTCCTGAAGGGTTATCAGTAGGTGTCAGTTATGCATCAAACGCTGGAGAAACTGGTAACTTAATCGCCTTTGCGATTGGATTTCAAAATGCTCCAGAAGGTTTGTTGGTTGCGCTTTTTTTAGTTAACCAAAATATTAGTAAATATAAAGCATTTATCCTTGCGACCCTAACTGGTTCCATCGAAATTGTCACTTCTTTTTTCGGATATTATTTAACTTCCTTTGTTGATGACTTAGTACCATATGGGCTTTCATTCGCCGCAGGCGCCATGCTGTTCATTATTTATAAAGAGTTAATTCCAGAAAGTCATGGAGATGGAAACGAGCGAACATCTACCTACGCCTTTATTATCGGTCTTTTATTTATGATTTTGCTAATTGAAATCTTTTAGTTGATATTATCATCCAATTCATTAAAAGACTGGCTTACATATCGTGTATAAGCCAGTCTTTTAATATATTATGATGCGTTTGGGTTAAATTAGGATGTTCAGGAAAGAACTTCCCATGATAACTCAAATCATGTATTAGAAACGTAACCCAGAAGTCTTCAAAAATTTAGTCAAGGCCAAGTAATTAGAATTTCAAACTTCAGCAAGTACATTGGGCAATACGAACATCATTGACCAAATCATTGCCTTGCCTCCTATCTGTTCCAATGGTTTTTTAAGGGAAGCTTTTTGATATTGGAAGATTAATTGATCCAACTCTTGACTTCGCTTAACCGTTTCTTCACTTGTAAGGTTTGCGCCATTTTTTTCAGCCGCTTCATACAACCTCAATTTACATTCGTTAATTTTTTCTAATAAACTTGAAATTTCCTTTTCCTGGTACAACTCCTGTTTCCTCCTAACCCAATCACATATCAAATCCATTATTAGTATCAGATGGTACTGATGAATTATCACAAGAATTGGGTTAAAAGTAAATAGAATCGCAAAACTAGACATTTTTTTCAAAAAAATATTTTTCGAGCCTAATTCACCCTATTTATTCTAGATTATTCGACAAAATCAAAGTCAACTACGTAATAATAATTGTTAACATTTTCTTATATTGATGTAATATTCATTTAGTATTTTCATATAAATAAAAACGATGTCCATTATTAACGAACACCGTTTTTTCTTATATAAGATTTATTTTATGAATATACCTTCATGTCGAAGGAGTTTTTCTTTTATATCGATTCTCGTTCCAGCATAGCCTGTTAACGATTGATTTTTCCCAATCACTCGATGACAAGGGATAATGATTGGAAAACGGTTTGCTTTATTTGCTTGGCCAATTGCACGAACTGCTTTAGGGTTATGGATTGACTCCGCAATATCCAAATAACTCCGCGTTTCTCCAAACGGGATATTTTGTAATTGCTCCCATACTGCCTGTTGAAAGCTCGTACCTTGAATGAATAGCGGTAAATCGAAGCTTGTTCTTTTACCTGCAAAATACTCCTCTAGCTGCCCTGCCGCAATACGTAATGCTGGGTGCTCTGGCTGATAGACGATTTCCTCCAGATTTTCATGCCTATTAAAGTCCTCTTCGCCTAAATGGATGACTGACAATTCATTTTCATCAGCGACTAGGTACAATTCATCGATTGGGGTATTCATTTTCGTAAAAACACGCATATTCCCATCCCCTTTCTGAGCTAATTATACGTTTTTTAACGATAGCGGTACAGTCAAAAAGAAACCCAGCTCCATATCGGGCTGGGCGGTGAAATGAATCTTAATTATAATAATGGGTTTTCATGCTTGGCTTTTAATCTTTGCCATCTTCTTTCAATTTCAACCTCAAATTGTTCAAGAAGTGGTTTGTTTTCTTCTTTTAATAGATGCTTTGATTTACCCATATATTTTAGCCATTCGGAAGCTGGAATTTTCTTTTTCTTAGCCTCTGGGTCATAAGTTATCGTTGTTTCCCCTTGTTCAATTTCATATAGTGGGAAGAAGTTGGAATTTACCGCTGCCTCGACAATGACATTTCCATAACGATCTTCTGATTTCCAGTTTAGTGGACAAGCAATTAATATTTTTCCATATACAGTTCCAACATTTTGCGCATACCATTGTGCTTTGGCCGCTTTTTTAATTAAATCTTGCGGGAATGCTTCGACACCTGTGAATACATATGGAATATTTGTTGCTGCCATAATTTGTGCCGTATCTTTATGATGGAATGTCTTCCCTTGTTGAGTTTTTCCAATTGATGATGTACTTGTCATATGGCCAATTGGTGTTGAGTAAGACATTTGTGAACCGGTATTCATATAGCCTTCATTATCATACTCAAGCATAATCAATTTATGTCCTCGAAGTGCTGTTCCAATCGCAGAACCCATGCCGATATCCATACCACCATCACCAGTAATCATGACAAATGTTGCATCATCAGCTACTTCGATTTCTCCGCGTTTCTTTAACTCCAAAAATGCTTCAACTGTACCAGACAATGTCGCAGCGCCGTTTTGAAATAAATTATGAATCATCGTTTGTTTATGAGAAGTATATGGATATGCAGTTGTTGTTACATACGCACAACCTGTTTGATAAAGGACAACTACATCGCCTTCGATTCCTTTAAAGAACAATTCTAGTCCACCAAAAATCCCACAACCCGGACAAGCTCCATGCCCTGAAGCAATCCGTTTTGGCTTTGTTGTAAGTGCTCTTAAAGGAGGAATCTTCACTTTTAATTTATGGGTTTCTTCATCTTGTGTAACTTGAATAAGTCCTGTTTTATAAGCATCGCCATGTTGTGGCTCAATAACAGGCGTTAGAATTTTTTCTGGATTACCTGGGACATGTCCAAAGTAATCAAATGGTTTTTCGGCATAGCCTTTTTCCATCGCGTCGATTGCCATATTGAAGAAAGCTTCTGCATCATCTGCATAGAAATCTTTCCCACCAAGACCAAATACTCGGCTAAGCACAATTGTTTTATTTTCTTTATCATCTTGAAGTGCAGATTTTACTTCATGTGTTAAGTTTGGTCCGTTTGCACCATAAGAATCCGCACGCTCTCCAACTAGTAATGCCTTCACATTTTTTAACGCTTCGCGAATTTCTTTGGCTGGGAATGGACGGATAATATTCGGGCTAATCACACCAGCTTTGATGCCTTGTGCTCTTAATTTATCGGCTACATCCTTAGCAGATTCCGCAGCAGAGTTTAATAGGAACAAAGCAACTTCTGCATCTTCCATTTTATATAAATCTAATACATCGTAATTTCGACCAGAAAGCTCAGCATATTCAGCTGCAACTTCTTTGAATACCTCACCTGCACGATAAATCGCTTCTGATTGCTGGAAGTGATTGCTCATTAAGTCGTTCCCGTCCATATGGGCACCGATTGTAACAGGTTTTTTCGGATCACGTGCAAAGTTGTAGTCTGTTGGACATTCTCCAACAAATTTTTGTACGACTTTACGATCCTTAAAATATTCTACTTTTCGTTTTTGGTGAGAAGTAAAGAATCCATCATAAGCAACAATTACTGGTAATCTCACGCTTGAATGCTCGGCAATTTTTAATGCCATAATGTTCATATCATAAACGGCTTGAGGTGTTTTTGCTGTTAAAATCACCCAGCCTGTGTTGAGTGCGTAATATAGGTCAGAGTGATCACCGCGAATATCAAGTGGTCCACTAACAGCACGAGTAACTAGATTCATAACCATAGGAAAGCGTGTTCCAGCCTGAACTGGTAGCTGTTCAATCATATATAATAATCCATTTGCACTAGTAGCGTTAAATACACGTG
The DNA window shown above is from Bacillus sp. T3 and carries:
- a CDS encoding MarR family transcriptional regulator encodes the protein MSSDQINQSLKLFIVLSRSYKAINEHLKRFIADQGLNPTEFAVMELLYHKGDQPLQQIGGKILLASGSITYVVDKLEQKGLLKRVACPNDRRVTYAQITEEGKQFIESIFPEHEQRINEIMSVLSDSEKDQVIDLLKKLGLSVGKY
- a CDS encoding MFS transporter, with product MSQQAISVSNSTTQYEATTYKILILLGVCHLLNDSLQSVVPAMFPILEKSMGLSFTQLGLIAFSLNIVAALLQPVFGMISDKKPRPYTLPLALTFTMIGVTGLTFAPRLELIMLSVALMGLGSAIFHPEASKVAFWASGPKRGLGQSIYQVGGNTGQALAPLITAAILVPLGQRGASWFILVAALAVTLLYYISVWYRAKLDVVNNQIKNKKQSSAGTPTNPYPKAAWVALVFVLLLIFARSWYISGMTNYYAFFAIEKYALTIRESQIFTFTFLLTGAAGTLFGGPLADRFGKKKLIFVSLLGSAPITLLIPYVPSSIALFLLAVSGFVLMTSFSVTVVYAQELFPGKIGTMAGLTVGFAFGMGAIGSIWLGHLADTFGLTTTMTMIGFLPLLGILTTFLPSDQKLKELYTR
- a CDS encoding hemerythrin domain-containing protein, which codes for MSGCMSSMMGNQSVPLSEGLAQLKAEHIPLLEKLHGLSALCTKIAEQENPDETFKQLKQAVKVFMEELEPHSEREEQVLFKMMENYLGVGMGPIAVMEYEHDMAKSFIGNFFEKTKENRDQLSVEKMKEYSELIKNAYLTLTDHFAKEENVLFPMAENMLSPEEKAELFERINKI
- a CDS encoding ferredoxin family protein, which produces MSTKTIEEKQYLVRFKADTKSHLTVLDHDVCATKCPEKYCTVFCPAEVYKWEDIRMHVGYEGCHECGSCRIGCPYQNIKWEYPKGGHGIIFRLA
- a CDS encoding FAD-dependent oxidoreductase codes for the protein MSEKFDVIVVGAGSAGTSCAYTCAKNGLKVLQIERGEYPGSKNVMGGVLYRKQMEEIVPEFWKEAPLERPVVEQRFWMMDKESVLSFGYKGLEWAEEPYNNFTVLRAKFDQWFANKAVEAGSLLVCETVATECIVENAKVIGVRTDRPNGDIYADVVVLADGVNSLLGKQLGFHKEFRPDEVALTVMEVINLPKEKINERFNLEDNHGCTIEIFGDSTKGNLGTAFLYTNKDSLNIGVGTTLSSMIKAKLKPYDLLDYLKTHPMIKPYLEGGESAEYLAHLIPEGGYHSVPKVVGNGVLVVGDAAQFVNAIHREGSNMAMSSGKMAAEAIVKAKAENDFSEAGLSSYKEAIYNSFIMKDLKKYKDATHTFENNPQYFREYLPMMNQAASKFFTVDGTPKRDKQKEIIRSMTKEKGRLKVMQDIYRAWKAVK
- a CDS encoding electron transfer flavoprotein subunit alpha/FixB family protein, with the protein product MNDYKGVWVFIEQNCGVIEGVSLELLGAGRKLADKLSVPLSGVLLGTEVKALTKEVIAYGADQVYVIDDPILKDYRTESYMKGVIMLAEKYKPEIFLYGATANGKDLASAVATDLSTGLTADTTMLDVDVEKRLLEASRPAFGGNIMATILCKKHRPQMATVRPKVMKALQPDIKRNGTIIEEKMTLSESEMRTKVIEIVKNVTRKVNLAEADIIVAGGKGLGDQKNFELIHELAEAIGASVGGSRDVVEAGWLPHEQQVGQTGETVTPKIYFAIGISGAIQHVVGMKNSELIIAINKDPNAPIFDVATYGIVGDAIEIIPKLIAQFKKLRTEKGGEMSYV
- a CDS encoding electron transfer flavoprotein subunit beta/FixA family protein gives rise to the protein MHILVCVKQVPDTKIIKINPKTNTLDRRSAPAILNPYDAHAVQEAVRIKGIVGGSISVLSMGPPQATAVIKKSIEIGADRGFLISDRAFAGADTLATSYALSKAIERISEDFPVDIVICGKHAIDGDTCQVGPGIARRIDIPPVTNVIEVTEVNLEKKSIFVKRKVTSGYEIIQTYLPCLLTVEKEINEIEYSPMPNMIKAARYEPIIWSVNDLRDVDKAQLGLKGSPTIVGKMFTPPRPEGGKKIEGTADEQVDQIMSILLEQKHLF
- a CDS encoding ZIP family metal transporter gives rise to the protein MLQVTIGSVLSALSTGLGALIIIFMSQSVTRRFRDILLAFTAGIMMSASTMGLIPEALNSGGFIPLAIGVFLGVITLTILEMNIPHMDLHHSSKNIIFDEKAMLIIAAITLHNIPEGLSVGVSYASNAGETGNLIAFAIGFQNAPEGLLVALFLVNQNISKYKAFILATLTGSIEIVTSFFGYYLTSFVDDLVPYGLSFAAGAMLFIIYKELIPESHGDGNERTSTYAFIIGLLFMILLIEIF
- a CDS encoding aspartyl-phosphate phosphatase Spo0E family protein, giving the protein MYQEKEISSLLEKINECKLRLYEAAEKNGANLTSEETVKRSQELDQLIFQYQKASLKKPLEQIGGKAMIWSMMFVLPNVLAEV
- a CDS encoding methylated-DNA--[protein]-cysteine S-methyltransferase, with the translated sequence MRVFTKMNTPIDELYLVADENELSVIHLGEEDFNRHENLEEIVYQPEHPALRIAAGQLEEYFAGKRTSFDLPLFIQGTSFQQAVWEQLQNIPFGETRSYLDIAESIHNPKAVRAIGQANKANRFPIIIPCHRVIGKNQSLTGYAGTRIDIKEKLLRHEGIFIK
- a CDS encoding transketolase C-terminal domain-containing protein; protein product: MALLEENNVKKDLSVEQTTTFESGNEMAAMAAAQINYHIMGYFPITPSTEVAQYLDMMKARGEHDIKLIPADGEHGSAGICYGAAATGARVFNATSANGLLYMIEQLPVQAGTRFPMVMNLVTRAVSGPLDIRGDHSDLYYALNTGWVILTAKTPQAVYDMNIMALKIAEHSSVRLPVIVAYDGFFTSHQKRKVEYFKDRKVVQKFVGECPTDYNFARDPKKPVTIGAHMDGNDLMSNHFQQSEAIYRAGEVFKEVAAEYAELSGRNYDVLDLYKMEDAEVALFLLNSAAESAKDVADKLRAQGIKAGVISPNIIRPFPAKEIREALKNVKALLVGERADSYGANGPNLTHEVKSALQDDKENKTIVLSRVFGLGGKDFYADDAEAFFNMAIDAMEKGYAEKPFDYFGHVPGNPEKILTPVIEPQHGDAYKTGLIQVTQDEETHKLKVKIPPLRALTTKPKRIASGHGACPGCGIFGGLELFFKGIEGDVVVLYQTGCAYVTTTAYPYTSHKQTMIHNLFQNGAATLSGTVEAFLELKKRGEIEVADDATFVMITGDGGMDIGMGSAIGTALRGHKLIMLEYDNEGYMNTGSQMSYSTPIGHMTSTSSIGKTQQGKTFHHKDTAQIMAATNIPYVFTGVEAFPQDLIKKAAKAQWYAQNVGTVYGKILIACPLNWKSEDRYGNVIVEAAVNSNFFPLYEIEQGETTITYDPEAKKKKIPASEWLKYMGKSKHLLKEENKPLLEQFEVEIERRWQRLKAKHENPLL